In Triticum aestivum cultivar Chinese Spring chromosome 5B, IWGSC CS RefSeq v2.1, whole genome shotgun sequence, the following proteins share a genomic window:
- the LOC123117299 gene encoding uncharacterized protein isoform X2 codes for MARKRKAGDDIAGTRHRAAARTEPTAGDDLAARSGQTAGRTADAAGDGIAGTSPVMAWLLAVTSGYAVGSSQFDGAAPVRGAGGGSGYRGFSQSQPRRREPQIPSQGMLRPPLRNPVGGRPPFTNQCHAPTGHGSLPGQTQNHVAGPRQTGTGQPRGHSGGGGPPTAITSGASVSPLSPVCTLCKRPTTGVWGLVPLCVDCYNNPVTSNVVQQHPEIRYVPPHPVPSYGGATQGQGIAIGHQHQPSYAGLARAAVGPLTRAPSADCCCVCLEPIMGALDSSPLVRLCVDCYNRLFVAGDAPPQHAQSGYVLPSPVPSYAGAPGGALPAGEQQYRAAAIRPPPSSTSSSAIGSGPICPACGHPSGSGNRACSVCHRNGPPPPELG; via the exons ATGGCGCGCAAGCGGAAGGCCGGCGACGACATTGCCGGGACAAGGCATCGGGCTGCTGCGCGGACGGAGCCTACTGCCGGCGACGACCTTGCCGCTAGATCGGGCCAGACTGCTGGGCGGACGGCGGACGCAGCCGGCGACGGCATTGCCGGAACTTCGCCGGTGATGGCGTGGCTGTTGGCGGTGACTTCAGGCTACGCCGTCGGCTCTTCCCAGTTCGATGGAG CTGCTCCCGTTCGCGGGGCCGGGGGCGGGTCGGGGTACAGGGGATTCTCCCAGTCGCAGCCGCGTAGGAGGGAGCCACAGATACCATCTCAGGGgatgctccggccgccgctgcgcaATCCAG TCGGTGGGCGTCCGCCCTTCACCAACCAATGCCACGCGCCGACCGGCCATGGTTCGCTCCCCGGCCAGACCCAGAACCACGTCGCCGGCCCCAGGCAGACAGGAACAGGGCAGCCGCGCGgccactccggcggcggcggg CCTCCTACGGCGATCACTTCCGGTGCTTCAGTCAGTCCCCTGTCTCCAGTGTGCACTCTTTGCAAGAGACCCACGACCGGGGTTTGGGGCTTGGTGCCATTGTGCGTGGATTGCTACAACAATCCCGTCACCAGCAACGTGGTTCAGCAGCACCCGGAGATCCGCTACGTGCCTCCGCATCCAGTCCCCAGCTACGGCGGCGCGACGCAGGGTCAGGGCATCGCCATTGGTCACCAGCACCAGCCTTCTTACGCGGGGCTGGCGCGGGCTGCCGTCGGCCCACTCACAAGGGCACCAAGTGCTGACTGCTGCTGTGTTTGCCTAGAGCCAATCATGGGGGCTTTGGACTCGTCGCCCTTGGTGCGATTGTGCGTGGATTGCTACAACCGCCTCTTCGTCGCCGGCGACGCGCCTCCGCAGCACGCGCAGAGCGGCTACGTGCTTCCGAGTCCAGTCCCCAGCTACgcgggtgcgcctgggggggcaCTCCCTGCCGGTGAGCAGCAGTACCGGGCTGCGGCCATTAGGCCTCCTCCCAGTTCCACCTCGAGCTCGGCTATCGGTTCGGGACCGATCTGTCCGGCTTGCGGCCACCCCTCCGGCTCCGGCAACAGGGCGTGCAGTGTTTGCCACCGCAACGGCCCGCCGCCGCCAGAGCTCGGCTAG
- the LOC123117299 gene encoding uncharacterized protein isoform X1 → MARKRKAGDDIAGTRHRAAARTEPTAGDDLAARSGQTAGRTADAAGDGIAGTSPVMAWLLAVTSGYAVGSSQFDGAAPVRGAGGGSGYRGFSQSQPRRREPQIPSQGMLRPPLRNPVGGRPPFTNQCHAPTGHGSLPGQTQNHVAGPRQTGTGQPRGHSGGGGQPPTAITSGASVSPLSPVCTLCKRPTTGVWGLVPLCVDCYNNPVTSNVVQQHPEIRYVPPHPVPSYGGATQGQGIAIGHQHQPSYAGLARAAVGPLTRAPSADCCCVCLEPIMGALDSSPLVRLCVDCYNRLFVAGDAPPQHAQSGYVLPSPVPSYAGAPGGALPAGEQQYRAAAIRPPPSSTSSSAIGSGPICPACGHPSGSGNRACSVCHRNGPPPPELG, encoded by the exons ATGGCGCGCAAGCGGAAGGCCGGCGACGACATTGCCGGGACAAGGCATCGGGCTGCTGCGCGGACGGAGCCTACTGCCGGCGACGACCTTGCCGCTAGATCGGGCCAGACTGCTGGGCGGACGGCGGACGCAGCCGGCGACGGCATTGCCGGAACTTCGCCGGTGATGGCGTGGCTGTTGGCGGTGACTTCAGGCTACGCCGTCGGCTCTTCCCAGTTCGATGGAG CTGCTCCCGTTCGCGGGGCCGGGGGCGGGTCGGGGTACAGGGGATTCTCCCAGTCGCAGCCGCGTAGGAGGGAGCCACAGATACCATCTCAGGGgatgctccggccgccgctgcgcaATCCAG TCGGTGGGCGTCCGCCCTTCACCAACCAATGCCACGCGCCGACCGGCCATGGTTCGCTCCCCGGCCAGACCCAGAACCACGTCGCCGGCCCCAGGCAGACAGGAACAGGGCAGCCGCGCGgccactccggcggcggcggg CAGCCTCCTACGGCGATCACTTCCGGTGCTTCAGTCAGTCCCCTGTCTCCAGTGTGCACTCTTTGCAAGAGACCCACGACCGGGGTTTGGGGCTTGGTGCCATTGTGCGTGGATTGCTACAACAATCCCGTCACCAGCAACGTGGTTCAGCAGCACCCGGAGATCCGCTACGTGCCTCCGCATCCAGTCCCCAGCTACGGCGGCGCGACGCAGGGTCAGGGCATCGCCATTGGTCACCAGCACCAGCCTTCTTACGCGGGGCTGGCGCGGGCTGCCGTCGGCCCACTCACAAGGGCACCAAGTGCTGACTGCTGCTGTGTTTGCCTAGAGCCAATCATGGGGGCTTTGGACTCGTCGCCCTTGGTGCGATTGTGCGTGGATTGCTACAACCGCCTCTTCGTCGCCGGCGACGCGCCTCCGCAGCACGCGCAGAGCGGCTACGTGCTTCCGAGTCCAGTCCCCAGCTACgcgggtgcgcctgggggggcaCTCCCTGCCGGTGAGCAGCAGTACCGGGCTGCGGCCATTAGGCCTCCTCCCAGTTCCACCTCGAGCTCGGCTATCGGTTCGGGACCGATCTGTCCGGCTTGCGGCCACCCCTCCGGCTCCGGCAACAGGGCGTGCAGTGTTTGCCACCGCAACGGCCCGCCGCCGCCAGAGCTCGGCTAG
- the LOC123115146 gene encoding uncharacterized protein — MARKRKADDNLTGTRHPAARRDPTAGDDLAGTSANNTGPTANAAGDGIAEISPAMEWLLEVTSGYARGSPEFDGGGCPRNQSIRASSCIDAGSWIVLTSHTFVSCSCPRGRGWVGVQGIVPVAWEGAADALPGDAPAAAGQSSRWASARHQPVPRADRPWFALRPDPEPHRRPQADRNRAAARPLRLRRAFFDDLLRKRARCSSSRLLVSPLARDGYNNFVTSNVLPQHPEIRYVPPAPRPVPSYGGATQGQDTAIGHQRQLDPRLRQPSSAAPAGVAVGPRTWGPSAQWCRLCPAPATRVYCSAPFCEVCYSRLFAADDVPQQHAQTGGYAPRGAVPASEQQSRAAAIRPSSSSSSSSSVGSGPICQACGHLISTRNRMCRSCHRQGSARR; from the exons ATGGCGCGCAAGCGGAAGGCCGACGACAACCTTACCGGGACAAGGCACCCGGCTGCGCGGAGGGATCCTACAGCCGGCGACGACCTTGCCGGTACATCGGCGAACAATACAGGGCCGACGGCGAATGCAGCCGGCGACGGCATTGCTGAGATTTCGCCGGCGATGGAGTGGCTGTTGGAGGTGACTTCAGGCTACGCCCGCGGCTCTCCCGAGTTCGATGGAGGTGGGTGCCCAAGAAATCAAAGCATACGAGCGAGTTCTTGCATTGATGCCGGTTCTTGGATTGTACTAACATCCCATACCTTTGTTTCTTGCAGCTGCCCGCGGGGCAGGGGGTGGGTCGGGGTACAGGGGATTGTCCCAGTCGCATGGGAGGGCGCCGCAGATGCCCTCCCAGGGGATGCTCCGGCCGCCGCTGGGCAATCCAG CCGGTGGGCGTCCGCCCGTCACCAACCAGTACCACGCGCCGACCGGCCATGGTTCGCTCTCCGGCCAGACCCAGAACCACACCGCCGGCCACAGGCAGACAGGAACAGGGCAGCCGCGCGGCCTCTCCGGCTCCGTCGGG CCTTCTTCGACGATCTCTTGCGCAAGCGCGCCAGGTGCTCGAGTTCTAGACTTCTAGTCAGTCCCCTCGCTCGAGATGGCTACAACAATTTCGTCACCAGCAACGTGCTTCCGCAGCACCCGGAGATCCGCTACGTGCCTCCGGCTCCGCGTCCAGTCCCCAGCTACGGCGGTGCGACTCAGGGCCAGGACACCGCCATTGGTCACCAGCGCCAGCTCGACCCCCGCCTCCGCCAGCCTTCTTCTGCAGCGCCGGCAGGGGTTGCCGTCGGCCCGCGCACATGGGGACCAAGTGCTCAATGGTGCCGTCTTTGCCCAGCGCCCGCCACGCGGGTTTATTGCTCGGCGCCCTTTTGCGAGGTTTGCTACAGCCGTCTCTTCGCCGCCGACGACGTGCCTCAGCAGCACGCGCAGACCGGCGGCTACGCGCCTCGGGGGGCTGTCCCTGCCAGTGAGCAGCAGTCCCGGGCTGCCGCCATTAGGCCTTCTTCCAGTTCCAGCTCGAGCTCGTCCGTCGGTTCGGGCCCGATCTGCCAGGCTTGCGGCCACCTCATCAGCACCCGCAACAGGATGTGCAGGTCTTGCCACCGCCAGGGCTCGGCTAGGCGCTAG